One Ostrea edulis chromosome 6, xbOstEdul1.1, whole genome shotgun sequence genomic window, TTAAGACGCTTATTGTAATTGGCCGTTACAATAGTCATTATTCTGACCGCTATTGTGATGACGTCACTAATAGTAGTTACACGGTCTGTTGCATGCTTTAGTTGTAGCGCTGCGATAAGGTGCTCTGTCTGTAAAGTAGAACCTAGCACAGTGTCCCCTAATGGGTAGTATTGACATGTACTcaaatttgtttgtttattgaattgtttgttttatcTTGTACGATTAGAGACTCGGGGATTATTATGAACAACATGAATTTCTACCAATgtttaatcaatcaataatcaATCAGTGTTTAACCAATCAGAGTGtactactttcaattttttctgtGAATATGCAGTTGTTATATTTCACTGGTAATGGATAAATCCTTGAAATGTCGTGCATGAGTTTAGGTTGGCAGATCCtgttttcattaacattttgcTAGACGAGGTGAACTTTATGCACTTATTTGTCAGAATAACCCTTATCGTGACCAGCAGAAATCAATCACAAACAATTCAAAGATTTAACAATATGTCAATGAAAAAATACTAACTTACATTAGCTCTAATCAAAGTTTACCAAAAGTGTCTGATGCCGGTTTACCACAGGCACAtgaagtgtggatagcgtgTATATACATACACTTTAACCCCAACCCCCTGGCCATTCTAcccaatgaaaaaataaatatagaaccAATAATTCATCCCAAATatattagttacatgtatttcactgtCGACCATCTTCATAAGTCGTTCTGCATAGTCAGTTTCTACATTCTGTAAGGTTCTGAGATGACCACTTTTGAGAtacatatattagtatgtatTACATCATCTGACatcgttctaaaaatagaaaaactAGATCACAGGTGTCAATCAAAAAGTAAATGTATTACACAATACCATATGTAcctgataatttttattttgcgagATAAAAATATAACAGAAAATGAAGATTATAATTTCAATGATAACAACAAAGATAAAACAGCAACAAAACAACGGGGGCAACATGCATGAATTTACAGAAAACGTAAATATAGCGAGTATTATATCACAATATGCAAATCAGCATTTACAGTGTAACAGAAATGTTACGAAATGAAAGCCTGATGGGGggtatttaaaagaaataatacatttttgAGACGTAAAATCGCAAAGAcgtaataaaagaaaaattacGTTAAAATATTGCGGATTAAAAGGAGTTATTTAGCGTGGGAATTAAGCACAGGGAACTTCAAAAGAATTTAAGAGCATAAAACACTAATCTAAAACAAGTATGGTATTAAACTTAACGATGCTGGGAACAAGGGAATTAAGTAACTGATCAGTTGCAAATATCACAGTTCCGATTTTTTGGGATACCGTCTGGCCGGCTCCGTCCACGACCACGTGCTTTAACCCAAACAAATCGACCCTCATTGCCAATGACGGAATTCAAATCGACGGTTTCCGTATAGAACAATTCCACTCGCACGCCCATCGTAACGACAACTTCGTCTCTGCCGTTTGCAATTTGAATTTTCAGAAAAGGGTTGTTCTGTATGTCTAATTCGGAAAGATTGTGTTCTCGGCAGAATACGTCTTGCGTAGAATTCGGTCTCGTGAGCACCAATGTCGCGTAGTGAATTTTGTAATGGCAGTAGAAGTCTGCAAAGTAAAGTCGCATGGTTCTCTTGAAAATGGCTGATGAGGAAATGTAAAGTCTACGATTTCCGAAGAACGAGAACCACGGGGGTCGTCCATTTTTTCTGTACAAGCCACAGCTGAAGAACAAACCATCAATATTTCCATTGATGGAGGATTTGGGGTCACCATTATGATCTTTGATATAAGGAACCATTTGCCCGAGTTCTGCGTCCATGATGTTCTCCCAGTAAGGAATTGGTTTATCCCTCCACATGTTTTTGATAGGTAGAAACCTTTTGTCCGTTTGTCTTATGAATTTCAGGCATTTATTTTGCAGTTTCTGTAATTCATTTGGCGTGAAATCTGCGGAAAATAACCCATCATTGTTATGTTATGAACTTTCAACTTGTTCttattaaattaatttaaaactaGTTACTAATTTAATACAAGCATTGAAGCCTCTTATTCTTTGCCATTCACTACTAGACGGAACGGGTACTGagagtttcatttttattttacggAAAATGCTGACATATACTGATATCGTGCTTATGATGCTGGTAATTGCTGATTTTATAGTGTTGGTACTGATAAAACTCTGTTGGTACTGATAAATACTGATATCTACTATCGTTAGTATCTACTATCGTTAGTACTGCGAGTTCTAATGTTTACTGGTAAGTGCTAAGGAAAAGTTGTGGAGacttggtaaaaaaaaatgtggatATTGTTCTTGGGTCGGAAGGGAAAGATAACCTGATGAAAAAGAATGTGTTCTAGAATTACTTCATTCAAAAACAAATTCTAATGATAAACATATCGTTTTTCAGTTTATTGAGACAAAATTACAACCAAACACTACATAATgctgacggtgctaccgtttgggCGAGCGCAGCTACATAAACATGTGCGGGTTCTAGAATTTTACCACCCCATGCAATTCGGGGCGGGGTTGGGGTTCCATCCTCTACTAAAGACTAACACTTGGTATTATTTTACAATTGGAATTAATTAAATATAGGTAAATATACCTATATAGTATTTATTTTCTACCAAGCCCTGAGAGAGGATTAGACTCCAACGTCCCCTTCTACTAGAGGTCCAGCCTAGATCCCTTTGCAAA contains:
- the LOC125645952 gene encoding phytanoyl-CoA hydroxylase-interacting protein-like isoform X3, whose product is MADPGNYFTPNELQKLQNKCLKFIRQTDKRFLPIKNMWRDKPIPYWENIMDAELGQMVPYIKDHNGDPKSSINGNIDGLFFSCGLYRKNGRPPWFSFFGNRRLYISSSAIFKRTMRLYFADFYCHYKIHYATLVLTRPNSTQDVFCREHNLSELDIQNNPFLKIQIANGRDEVVVTMGVRVELFYTETVDLNSVIGNEGRFVWVKARGRGRSRPDGIPKNRNCDICN
- the LOC125645952 gene encoding phytanoyl-CoA hydroxylase-interacting protein-like isoform X2, with protein sequence MNASTETGGNNATLIYKRVAITISKKHFTPNELQKLQNKCLKFIRQTDKRFLPIKNMWRDKPIPYWENIMDAELGQMVPYIKDHNGDPKSSINGNIDGLFFSCGLYRKNGRPPWFSFFGNRRLYISSSAIFKRTMRLYFADFYCHYKIHYATLVLTRPNSTQDVFCREHNLSELDIQNNPFLKIQIANGRDEVVVTMGVRVELFYTETVDLNSVIGNEGRFVWVKARGRGRSRPDGIPKNRNCDICN
- the LOC125645952 gene encoding phytanoyl-CoA hydroxylase-interacting protein-like isoform X1, which encodes MAETKRKQKRERSTNKPTKMNASTETGGNNATLIYKRVAITISKKHFTPNELQKLQNKCLKFIRQTDKRFLPIKNMWRDKPIPYWENIMDAELGQMVPYIKDHNGDPKSSINGNIDGLFFSCGLYRKNGRPPWFSFFGNRRLYISSSAIFKRTMRLYFADFYCHYKIHYATLVLTRPNSTQDVFCREHNLSELDIQNNPFLKIQIANGRDEVVVTMGVRVELFYTETVDLNSVIGNEGRFVWVKARGRGRSRPDGIPKNRNCDICN